In one Streptomyces sp. NBC_01241 genomic region, the following are encoded:
- a CDS encoding glycosyltransferase family 2 protein, whose amino-acid sequence MSEKPIPDVSVIIGAYEAMPYLIRCLESVEAQTIGADRIEMVAVDDGSTDGTGEYLEEFAARSAVATRVIRQANSGGPSGPRNVGLGLARGRYVFFLDADDYFGDEALERMVAMADRAHTDVVLGKVVGVNRGAPMSMWTATRSRVDIYNSKIIYTLSAQKLFRRELLERIGLRFDEELRTGEDALFTMEAYLRGAGVSVISDYTCYHLVGRDDGKHVTKSGTYLWRFDSMLAMMALVHRLEPAGPKRDILMIRPFTIGMLQQFGPVFLRDSEEIRRDKMELAAPLMDVYWNDGVARLIKVAERLRLAAVARGRSDVLVDVLTYLRQKSVPDVVRSGKGDRVFLAYPHFRDRSSGLSDSDFEVTVPDWHGGKRIESPVAAARRMSLSRRAVRRMRRAVRRWRARLSTG is encoded by the coding sequence GTGAGCGAGAAGCCAATTCCTGACGTATCCGTGATCATCGGTGCATACGAGGCGATGCCCTATCTGATCCGTTGTCTTGAATCGGTGGAGGCACAGACCATCGGTGCCGACCGGATCGAGATGGTGGCAGTCGACGACGGTTCGACCGACGGAACCGGCGAGTACCTGGAGGAGTTCGCGGCCCGGTCCGCGGTCGCGACCCGGGTGATCAGGCAAGCGAACTCCGGTGGCCCCAGCGGGCCGCGCAATGTGGGTCTCGGTCTGGCCCGGGGCCGCTATGTCTTCTTCCTCGACGCGGACGACTATTTCGGTGACGAAGCCCTGGAGCGGATGGTCGCGATGGCCGACCGGGCGCATACCGATGTCGTGCTCGGCAAGGTGGTCGGGGTCAATCGTGGAGCGCCCATGTCGATGTGGACAGCCACCAGGAGCCGGGTCGACATATACAACTCCAAGATTATTTACACGCTGAGTGCGCAGAAACTCTTCCGGCGTGAACTGCTGGAGCGAATCGGCCTGAGATTCGACGAGGAACTCAGGACCGGCGAGGACGCGCTCTTCACCATGGAGGCGTATCTGCGCGGCGCCGGAGTCTCCGTCATCTCCGACTACACCTGCTACCACCTGGTCGGCAGGGACGACGGAAAGCACGTCACCAAGAGTGGCACCTATCTGTGGCGCTTCGATTCCATGCTGGCCATGATGGCGCTCGTCCACCGGCTCGAGCCCGCCGGGCCGAAGCGCGACATCCTGATGATCCGGCCCTTCACGATCGGGATGCTCCAGCAGTTCGGGCCCGTCTTCCTCCGGGACTCGGAAGAGATCCGGCGCGACAAGATGGAGCTCGCGGCGCCGCTCATGGACGTGTACTGGAACGATGGCGTGGCACGCCTGATCAAGGTCGCCGAGAGGCTGCGGCTCGCCGCTGTCGCGCGGGGCCGGTCCGACGTGCTGGTGGACGTGCTGACGTACTTACGGCAGAAGTCCGTTCCGGACGTGGTCCGTTCGGGCAAGGGCGACCGGGTCTTCCTCGCGTACCCGCACTTCCGGGACCGGTCGAGCGGCCTCTCGGACTCCGATTTCGAGGTCACCGTGCCCGACTGGCACGGCGGCAAGCGCATCGAGAGCCCCGTGGCGGCGGCCCGCAGGATGTCACTGTCGCGGCGCGCCGTCCGGCGTATGCGGCGGGCTGTACGACGCTGGAGGGCACGGCTCAGCACAGGCTGA